From the Prunus dulcis chromosome 4, ALMONDv2, whole genome shotgun sequence genome, one window contains:
- the LOC117625771 gene encoding berberine bridge enzyme-like 17, whose amino-acid sequence MKFRNPPVLLFILSVLSLSIPWTTAGTVSIDRFLQCLTKYPHPAHTIQESIYTPQNSSFQSVLVAHINNRRYSTAATPKPLAIIAAKNQSHVQATVLCAKHHGLQIKIRSGGHDFEGLSYTSDVPFVILDMFNINSIDVNVADESAWVHSGATLGEVYYAIAAKTNVYGFPAGICPTVGAGGHFSGGGYGFMMRKYGLSIDNIVDAKLVTANGRILDRKSMGEDLFWAIRGGGGASFGVILSWKLKLVPVPPKVTVFNLTRTIEEGVTDLVYKWQTVAPKLPKEVFLRAQPQVKNIDTKGNKTVGVSFIGHFLGTSDKVVALLNESFPELGLQRKDCYEVSWVESTVFWAESPIGTPIEILLSKPTEPETFYKGKSDYVKEPIPKHVFDSIWKKMIEIEHIWLDWNPYGGRMSEISESATPYPHRAGNLFFALYYSSWYDEGIEATNKYVRLTRELYDMMTPYVSKNPREAFQNYRDLDIGANQDNKTNFETATLYGRKYFKGNFDRLVRVKTMVDPHNFFKHKQSIPPL is encoded by the coding sequence ATGAAGTTCAGAAACCCTCCAGTCCTGCTTTTCATTCTCTCTGTCCTTTCCCTCTCGATACCATGGACAACTGCAGGAACAGTTTCCATTGATCGCTTTCTCCAATGCCTCACAAAATATCCTCACCCTGCCCACACAATCCAAGAATCAATTTACACCCCTCAAAATAGCTCATTTCAATCTGTTTTGGTAGCACATATTAATAACCGCAGATATTCTACAGCTGCAACTCCAAAACCTCTGGCCATAATAGCGGCCAAGAATCAGTCCCATGTCCAAGCAACTGTGCTTTGTGCCAAACATCATGGGTTGCAAATTAAAATCCGAAGTGGTGGCCATGATTTCGAGGGTTTATCTTACACGTCGGATGTGCCCTTTGTCATTCTCGACATGTTTAATATTAACTCCATTGATGTTAATGTTGCGGATGAGAGCGCTTGGGTTCACTCTGGAGCTACTCTTGGAGAAGTTTATTATGCAATTGCTGCAAAAACCAACGTTTACGGTTTTCCTGCTGGGATTTGTCCAACGGTTGGTGCTGGTGGCCATTTTAGTGGCGGCGGCTATGGGTTTATGATGAGAAAGTATGGGCTTAGCATCGATAATATCGTGGATGCTAAGCTAGTTACTGCTAATGGTAGAATCCTTGATAGAAAGTCAATGGGAGAGGACCTTTTCTGGGCCATCAGAGGAGGTGGTGGAGCTAGCTTCGGAGTTATTCTTTCATGGAAGCTCAAGCTGGTTCCAGTTCCACCCAAAGTGACTGTGTTCAACCTTACCAGGACCATAGAGGAAGGTGTTACAGATTTGGTTTACAAGTGGCAAACTGTTGCACCCAAGCTGCCCAAAGAGGTCTTCCTCAGAGCACAGCCACAAGTGAAGAATATTGATACCAAGGGAAACAAGACTGTGGGAGTATCATTCATTGGCCATTTCTTGGGAACAAGTGACAAGGTTGTGGCATTGTTGAATGAGAGTTTCCCTGAACTGGGCTTACAACGAAAAGACTGCTATGAAGTGAGCTGGGTGGAATCCACTGTATTTTGGGCTGAAAGTCCCATTGGAACCCCCATAGAAATTCTTCTCAGCAAGCCAACTGAACCAGAGACCTTCTACAAAGGTAAGTCAGACTATGTGAAGGAACCAATTCCAAAACATGTTTTTGATTCCATATGGAAGAAGATGATTGAGATAGAGCACATTTGGTTGGATTGGAACCCTTATGGTGGAAGAATGAGCGAGATTTCCGAGTCAGCAACTCCATACCCTCACAGGGCCGGAAACCTATTTTTTGCGCTATACTATTCGTCGTGGTATGACGAAGGGATTGAGGCCACCAACAAGTACGTTCGCTTAACAAGAGAGTTGTATGACATGATGACACCGTATGTCTCCAAGAATCCAAGAGAGGCGTTCCAAAACTACAGGGATCTCGACATCGGTGCGAACCAGGATAATAAGACTAACTTTGAAACTGCTACACTTTATGGAAGGAAGTACTTCAAAGGTAATTTTGATAGATTGGTGCGTGTGAAAACCATGGTCGATCCTCATAATTTTTTCAAGCATAAGCAAAGTATCCCTCCTCTTTAG
- the LOC117625775 gene encoding probable cytokinin riboside 5'-monophosphate phosphoribohydrolase LOGL10: MGFSVLDSISMGSHVLVKICHERTLKIQSFWARERPTISFKLSRSRPYPHPGRLISCKSELVDFDERTSPNEVRKEIERCYELIHRLGRGVVYLGSSRMGPDHSHYLQALELGREIANLLECTSWTGAGPGLMDAATKGALQAGKPVGGFKIGKEAGEWTASNFHPYLPSEVYLTCRFFSARKHGLVDAAVRSCSSDRTAVVALPGGIGTLDEIFEILALIQLERIGSELPVPFLLMNYDSFYSKLLGFLDDCEDWGTLSKGEITSLWKVCDSNSEALAYLADFYKLPPPTDKAQHDNELQSASGTFS; this comes from the exons ATGGGGTTTTCGGTGTTGGATTCAATTTCAATGGGGTCTCATGTATTAGTAAAAATTTGTCATGAAAGGACTTTGAAGATTCAATCTTTCTGGGCAAGAGAGAGACCCACCATTAGTTTCAAGCTCTCAAGGTCGAGGCCCTACCCACACCCAGGAAGACTTATATCATGCAAGTCTGAATTagttgattttgatgagagAACAAGCCCAAATGAG GTCAGGAAAGAGATAGAACGATGTTATGAACTGATACACAGACTTGGGAGAGGAGTCGTGTATTTGGGTTCTTCAAGGATGGGACCTGATCATTCACATTATCTGCAAGCACTAGAGTTGGGTAGAGAG ATTGCAAACCTTTTGGAATGTACTTCATGGACGGGTGCTGGTCCAGGGCTAATGGATGCTGCTACTAAAGGTGCTTTGCAAGCAGGAAAACCAGTTGGTGGATTTAAGATTGGTAAAGAGGCTGGCGAATGGACAGCATCAAATTTTCATCCTTACCTACCATCGGAAGTGTATCTCACATGCAG GTTTTTCTCTGCTAGGAAGCATGGGTTGGTAGATGCAGCAGTTAGAAGCTGCAGTTCTGATAGGACTGCTGTTGTTGCTCTACCTGGTGGGATTGGTACTCTAGATGAAATTTTTGAGATTTTAGCATTAATTCAGCTAGAAAGGATCGGCTCAGAGCTTCCAGTTCCATTCTTGTTGATGAACTATGACTCATTCTATTCAAAGCTTCTAGGCTTCCTTGATGATTGTGAGGACTGGGGTACCCTCTCCAAGGGAGAGATCACATCTCTGTGGAAGGTTTGTGATAGTAACTCAGAGGCTTTGGCTTATTTGGCAGATTTTTACAAACTACCTCCTCCTACTGACAAAGCCCAGCATGACAACGAATTGCAAAGCGCAAGTGGAACGTTTTCTTAA
- the LOC117625773 gene encoding cytochrome c oxidase assembly protein COX15-like: MFRSRVVPLFVKKNSKDLYNLWGKTPSRVLNEESFRLFSTGATRKCLDGFRSLSKGNYVPSIRNMSTVASVGIENKEGLKLLVNGGPRAQKMVGIWLFGSAAWVFSMVILGGITRLTRSGLSMTDWKFTGGLPPLSDEDWLLEFGKYKQSPEFKRVNRGMSIEDFKFIYWMEYAHRMWGRALGIMFALPFSYFLRKGYITVQLGLRLSALFGLGAGQGLIGWWMVKSGLEEPASEYAQPRVSPYRLAAHLTSAFAIYCGLLWTGLSVVMPEPPSESLAWVRGAAKVKQLALPVSLLVGVTAVSGAFVAGNDAGHAYNTFPKMGDTWIPEDVFDMKPLIRNFFENTSTVQLDHRILATATLFSIGALWWSTRKFDIHPAVRSLIGSAVGMAGLQVTLGISTLLSYVPVELGTAHQAGALTLLTLMILLNHTLRRPSPYLLKSLPQVAKTI, encoded by the exons ATGTTTCGGAGCCGAGTCGTACCGTTGTTTGTGAAGAAGAACAGCAAAGATCTGTACAATCTCTGGGGAAAGACGCCGTCTAGGGTTCTGAACGAGGAATCTTTTCGATTATTCTCTACTGGAGCCACACGAAAATGCTTGGATGGCTTTCGATCTTTGTCTAAG GGAAATTATGTACCATCTATAAGGAATATGTCCACTGTTGCTTCTGTAGGCATCGAAAATAAGGAGGGATTGAAGCTTCTTGTAAATGGAGGACCTCGTGCTCAGAAAATGGTTGGCATTTGGCTTTTTGGCTCTGCTGCATGGGTGTTTAGTATGGTGATACTTGGCGGTATTACACGACTAACGCGATCTGGTCTTTCGATGACTGATTGGAAATTTACTGGGGGGCTTCCTCCTCTCTCAGATGAGGATTGGTTGCTTGAGTTTGGGAAGTACAAGCAGTCCCCTGAGTTTAAGCG TGTAAATCGAGGGATGAGTATTGAAGATTTCAAATTCATCTATTGGATGGAATATGCACATCGAATGTGGGGAAGGGCACTGGGAATTATGTTTGCATTACCCTTCTCATATTTTCTCCGTAAGGGTTATATTACTGTACAACTTGGACTGAGACTGTCTGCTCTTTTTGGTCTTGGTGCTGGGCAGGGTTTAATTGGTTGGTGGATGGTTAAAAGTGGTTTAGAG GAGCCAGCATCTGAATATGCCCAGCCAAGAGTAAGCCCTTACCGTCTTGCAGCTCATCTTACTTCAGCCTTTGCTATATATTGTGGCCTTTTATGGACCGGTCTTTCTGTTGTCATGCCTGAACCACCTTCTGAATCACTAGCTTGGGTTCGTGGGGCAGCAAAGGTGAAGCAACTTGCTCTTCCTGTAAGCTTACTTGTCGGAGTAACTGCTGTCTCAGGAGCATTTGTTGCCGGGAATGATGCT GGGCATGCTTATAATACTTTTCCAAAGATGGGGGATACATGGATCCCAGAGGATGTTTTTGACATGAAGCCACTAATCCGGAACTTCTTTGAGAATACATCTACTGTGCAG CTTGATCATCGTATCCTTGCAACTGCAACTTTATTTTCAATTGGTGCTTTGTGGTGGTCAACAAGGAAGTTTGACATACATCCTGCAGTTCGGTCTTTGATTGGTAGTGCTGTAGGCATGGCTGGCCTTCAG GTCACACTGGGAATATCTACACTGTTGTCATATGTGCCTGTAGAACTTGGTACAGCACACCAAGCTGGGGCTTTGACTCTCCTGACACTGATGATCCTTCTCAATCACACTTTGCGTAGGCCATCGCCGTATCTTCTTAAATCACTACCTCAAGTTGCAAAGACAATCTAG